One window from the genome of Nicotiana sylvestris chromosome 9, ASM39365v2, whole genome shotgun sequence encodes:
- the LOC138878129 gene encoding uncharacterized protein produces MDAAGTILSLAYAVVDSENNASWKNESILKATSIVYPGMPHYSCVWHIWTNIRAKFKKGHLQLNELYFATTGSYILDEFNERMLKVEEIDPRVKSYIYDIGYHRWSRVHATVNRTWTMTSNIAESLNVVRKEARELPIFDLLEYMRTLLEHWTKEKLLKVRASTDHIHTVIDGVKRYIVCLESKKYSCGQFQLDELPCPHAWAALRHRNETYENYCSPYYTRESLLRTYEILVNPLPDESKWNVPQHISNEVVNPPTEEKKKPERPQKERYKTYDELKSKKYKVSCGNCGGEGHNKRSCKNAPKKK; encoded by the exons ATGGATGCAGCAG GTACAATATTGTCTTTGGCATATGCTGTGGTTGATTCGGAAAACAACGCATCGTGGAA GAATGAGAGTATCCTGAAGGCAACATCAATTGTCTATCCGGGCATGCCACACTACTCTTGCGTGtggcatatttggacaaatataaggGCAAAGTTCAAGAAGGGTCATCTACAATTAAATGAATTGTACTTTGCTACAACAGGGTCATACATTctggatgaatttaatgaaaggatgttGAAGGTTGAAGAGATAGACCCGCGTGTTAAATCATACATCTAtgatattggctatcatagatggtCAAGAGTACATGCAACAGTGAATAGAACTTGGACTATGACATCAAACATTGCCGAGTCGTTGAATGTTGTAAGAAAAGAGGCAAGAGAGCTGCCAATATTTGACCTATTAGAGTATATGAGGACACTTCTTGAACATTGGACGAAAGAGAAGTTATTGAAG gtgagggcttcaacagaTCATATTCATACTGTGATAGATGGTGTGAAGCGGTACATTGTATGTCTTGAAAGCAAGAAATATAGTTGTGGCCAGTTCCAACTTGATGAACTTCCATGTCCGCATGCTTGGGCAGCTCTAAGGCACAGGAATGAAACTTATGAAAACTATTGCTCTCCGTATTATACAAGGGAGAGTCTGCTGCGTACATATGAAATACTAGTAAATCCCCTTCCTGATGAAAGCAAATGGAATGTGCCACAACATATATCTAATGAAGTAGTAAATCCACCTACTGAAGAGAAAAAGAAGCCAGAAAGACCTCAAAAGGAAAGATACAAAACATATGATGAACTAAAGTCAAAGAAGTACAAGGTGTCATGTGGCAACTGTGGAggtgaagggcataacaaaagatcttgcaagaatgctcccaaaaagaaataa